The Felis catus isolate Fca126 chromosome C2, F.catus_Fca126_mat1.0, whole genome shotgun sequence genomic sequence agctgcagttggacacttaactgactgagtcacccaggtgcccctgttctccaACTTTCTGTAATGCACACATACAACGTGTATAATAACAAAAGGCTAATTTCCATTAAAAGTGTGATATTATAAAATAGGATTTAATGGAGAGGTAGGTAAATAAAATTGtccaattttataaattttattttttcttgttccaAGTAACAAGATACGATTGAATTTTAGTATCAGATACTGTTTGTATGTTTTGGgcttatcttaatttttctttctgggcATGTTGAGTTGCTACCATGTCAATTATTACTTCTTCactatttaatatttgttttgttgtcaCTGTATTCTTTGTTATGCTTTATTTTGGGAAGATTCATTAAATTATAGTGAATTAGTAATAAACATtcccaaaggaataaaaaaaatgaatatttctccGAGGatatatgaaacatttttattgagaaaaattttaaaacattcatgaaTGTCAATATTCGGGCTTGAAtcctctgaaatattttcttatacaAATGAAGTCTTTGAGGAAGGAaaaatttatctttctaaaatctaatgagttatttaattaattttacccTGCCTTTCCCAAGAAGAATTTCAAGAGACTTGTTAGAATATGTAAAACATGACAGACAATGTATCATAAAATAAGGAtgggaataaaaattttaaaaaccaaggcTGAGAAAGAACAACacgaaattaattttaaactgcATAGAATGACACCAATATAACAGGTAAATATGatctacaaataattttttaagtgtcaaTTACATGGTTAATAATATCCATGAAATAAAAGTGAATCAGTTATTCTTAACCTTAAAATTAGATTAGAATTTCTCCTGAGAATACTAGTAAAGAGATACCATGTGAAGTCATGAACACCACTCTCAATGTAAATATATGTTCTGGGCTTTCATCATCttattttcacattgtttttagcttttattaacttaaaatacTTCTTTTGGGGGTCTTCAGAAATTCGCAGCtaaatttccattttccagagaACTACTATCTAGTTCAGTGGATAGCCTGTTAAGGTACTGAAAAAGCATTAAGCAATTCATGTGACTTACAAGAAATCAAAAAACCTGAGATTAaattatataactttaaaaacaaaccctaccatttaaaaaaaatgtatgaccaCAGTGTGAATATGAACAAGATGCTATTAGCAATCATTCACTGATTTCTCTAcgtgtattattaaatatataattccattttttttctcgaCAAATAGACATTTTGTGAGAAAAACTGATCTGTATTTCAGTGGAGAGTTGTGAGAATTTATTTCTtccaatcaacaaatatttgttaaattttatcatttgtcaGATATTTTCCTGGGTGCTAAGGATCCAGTTGGTGGGAGAACACCTGAATCAGTGAATTTTAATATGGtgcatttttgaaacatttttggaTGTCCAATATAAAAATGACTGGTTTAGCTGTTGCAGCTGTGGTCTAATAATTTGGCAATATATAGGCAAACTTACAGtagcaataaaataatacacagatCTCTTATGTTGTTTACGAGGAAGACAGTGACCACTGCTCTGGTATTAATCTGACATTTGCTTTTGACATTCCAAGTATGGAGGGGACACTTCTTATCTTTCAGTTCCACCAGCAGCTGGTAGATGAagctgttaatttcttttttctattttaacagAGTCAGAGTAACAGTAGGGTTTGATATACTAGTTTAAATGTGGAAAATCATCTTCAAAGTTATCAAATAACTCACTCAGTTGAGAACACAAAGAATGAACCAAAAGCCAGAGAAGGAGCTAAGAGGCTGTCAATACCTTCAAAGATTAGAATCTCTGGCCTCTTTTAAAGGTTGCTTTCTAGTCTTAAAGTATCATTTTACTTGAATATCACCATGTCACAATCTCTAATAGCAATATGAAATCACAAACATTTGTATATCCTAGCAACCTTATCTGCAAATACAAGGCAAGTGTATGTGAGCATGTGCAAGAGGAGGGTAGAAAGGAGGGAGAATATGGGAATAACAGAAAAGGAGCAGTGATAGCAGAATCAAACTTCCTGATTAAGCTGAGCAATTAACTTAGTTGAACATGAGGACTAAGTAAGTGCTCCTAGATCAACCTGCCATTGTATTAACCTAAACATATTGATTGATCATTTCAGGAACATATATACACAGACTGATGTGTGGCACTTTACACTCTCGTGTCCACGGCATACATTTTGGCGGTCTCTGTCCGAGGGGCTACGTATGACTTGGCCATGGAAATAGCTGCATTTGAGTAGGCTTTCCTCATGGAATACGGATAGTTCCTTTCAGGTCCAACATCTGTTGGAAAGAGATAAATGTAGTTGTATAGAAATAATTATGATTCAGTGAACTTTGGggaaaaatgtcattttacacattcttctcataaagagacaaaaatataaatactttaagAAGGAATCATCTAAGAAGAACCCTAGAATAAAATCTAAGATTTTCATCTGGAAAgtaatttttagattaaaagCTTAggtactttccttctttttctctcctccctctcttctgtccgtccttccttccttccttccttctttccttcctttctcttttcttccttccttccctccttccttctttcctgatgAGGAGATggattttcttgctttttaacaatatttttagaaACCCAATAGtaatacattgtattttttaacaaCAAATATTTGACTTGGCTCTCAGTCTACTTCTCTGTTTAACTCTAGATATAAATTTAGTAGATTAGATGAAGTTAGATATTTAAGATTATGACCACATTGAAATCATcattatatatttagatattggATACAGTTATAGATGTGGTCTTTTCACCCAATATACCACTTATGAGGTATGAGGCTTGAATATTGCAAATCAGTTTTCCTTGAACAACAGAAACTTCTCAAGTGTCATTTTTTATAAGAGGTAGGGATCAAGTAAGCAACATTATTTTGCACTGGTGAGAACTGTTTCTACCAGATTGGGAAGATTGATAATGGAGACAAGTAAgtgtgctattttattttgttcttacctTTGAAGAGGTATAAGCAGCATGTCAGGACAGCACCAGCCAAAAAGCAACCCAGAGACCCAGCCATTCCAAGCCAGCAAGACCAACCAAATTTATATTGGATGCCAAGAAATATATTGTGCAAAACCAGAGAAGAACGTTCTACATAAACATCAACAGCATACCACACTGAACCAatgattcctggggcacctgaaagaaagaaaagttgctAAAATAATACAGGCTTTCCAAATGTAAGTTCATGGACTGCTACCCAAAATGGATGGCATCGTTTAGAGAGGGATAATAATCATTTGGAGGGGCAATAATAATTGCtttctattttgtgtttcttccaaaTTATGTATCAGTTTATacataaagagaaatacagaaattttaaaatgcagtgttCATCTGTTTGTGTAAACTTAAAATGACCATtgtggttttctttaattttcctctctCACATGTTATTTTGAATGCTGtgtaaaaggaaatatgaaaaacaacagaaaaaaagaaagaacacaaaattgAAGACAAATAATACACAGCATACGTTCactctattgatttttttaattaaaagtatatatCTTTAAGAATATTCTAttcttctctgccccaccccctggacCCACAATTAAAGCTGTGTCAGCTACATAATCAGCACCCATATGGAAACTATGTTTTTTGAAGTCAATAATTTTAGTTTGTTgggcttaaaaacaaataactggagtaaaaattgtctttattttaaaataaattcttacctaccacccacacaccatgagagaacaaactaagaaattttgttccttttaaacaaaatttaacccCCCAAATTAGTCTATCTGACAATTTGACTGGCTTGGAATGATGCCAGTAGAGTCCGCTTGCTTTAAAGGTATAAATTGCACATCAGTGCTAaggtgcaggaaaaaaaaaaaggtgaggagCTACAGGACAAAATGCTATGTGAAAATggtgttttacattcttttctagGGGGTCTGTGATATGTATTTAAGTCACCATTTCATTGCATTCTTTTCCCAGTTGTTTAATGCAAGAAGTTTAAGGACAGATAATGAACACATAACCTTTAGATAACAGGGTATAAATTACCACCTATTTTCTACAATACTTCTAATCTATGGGTTTAAGATGGaaactccttttttaaaacttagaaacagattatgtaaaattatatatacatataacacacatagatacatatatatgaaatatgcatatatttcattttataccaTATGAAAATAGcatgtcatatatatttatatatatgtatggtgttagtattttatgtattatatatatttattatatgtaatataatataattatataatatatatctaatttcttctctttttaggtttatttattttgagagacagagtgtgtgtgtgtgtggggggggtagggcatggagagagggagaaagagagagaagtccaagcaggctctgcaccaccagcacggagcccaatgtggggctcaaactcatgaaccatgagattataacctgaaccaaaatcaagaggcagaggcttaactgactgagccacccaggtacccttggcATAGTAATTTCAAATGATGGTTTCAAGCCTTTGGCAATATCTGGAAAtttaatttcatcatttcttcatccattcctATAGGGAATTTTTCATCAactcatattttaatatttagctgatttttatttttttaaataaaaaggggcaTATATAATGGTATCTCAGAAAGTATTCTGGAACAAAACTGTATGCATTAAATGgtgtttaaatttgttaaataaaacacATGGTTACATACAAAAGCTCTATGTTATCACTAGGCCAACCTAGACATGAgaataaatgtcttaaaaaggaaaacttactAAGTTCTTATGGTTTTTTAATACAACCTAAGGATCATCAGGCCTTGACTCAATGCTTGTGTGAAAAAATTCAGGGAGGCCCCAGTTTTGACTGTGTGATGGGTTAGTCTCTCTGCTATGGGCTCACTCTGTCCACACTGGATCTTTACAACAGCAATTCAGAATAGATTTTATTGCTGGGATGTGGCCTTATTTTGCAGATCAAGTAAAGAAGACCAGTTAAGAAACTGGCCTAAGGTCAAAaatcacacatatatatctccaagtattaaaaaaaattaaaacaaaaatttttaatgtttatttttgagacagaaagacagacatgtgtgggggagggtcagagagagagagagagagagagagagagagagagggaaacataatctgaagcaggctccaggctctgagctgtcagcacagagcccgatgtggggctcaaacttgggaacagcaagatcatgacctgagctgaagttggacgcttaaccgactgagccacccagatgcccctaaaaaaatttttttttaagtaaactctacccccaacgtggaaCTTGAGTtcccaactctgagatcaagattgcatgctctactgactgagtcagccagataCCTCTGCAagtatttttaattccaaaatccCTATCCATTCATTTTATACTTCCTGGTGAAGTTATCACTTATATTCGTTTTGCTAAATTTTCACtactaccattaaaaaaaaagatagtttccTCTCTGGGGGTGTGCCCATTGGTTTTTAATCTTCCTGCACTTTGATCTCTTGGACAGTGTATTTTCTCCCAACTTGCATTAAGGTCTTAAGAAAACATCATATTGTGACAGAGGAAGACTAAAGTGAATTTAATGACAGAATTTAATGATGCTTTTTCATCAATAAACACCATGTAAAGTGCTTCTTGACTTGTTTATAAGTCATGCTTGATTTATTATCCTTCAGAATTCCATTTATTCATCTGCCTCAAGTGGAGATATAATCTGCTTATTGTTACATTTACATTCAGATGGGTTGGCACATAAGAAAACCTGACATAGGACTTGGCACAACTTAGTTGCTAAAGAATTGCTAAAGAATTGCCTACTCCTACAGTGGGTACAGGTAAGGAGATGGGACCTTGGGACTTCAGGATTTAActtcaagaataataaaaaataaattatttgaaaattttaaaccattatataactttttaaatggttaaaaatagtTTGAGGACTTCAATAAACTTTGATTTAACATCGTAACAAAAAATTAATTATCTgatttcacagctgaagaaagaaGGGCTGATGTGCTCCTTATTCCTTCAATCTAGAAAAGCAAGTCACATATGATGTTAAAATGAACAGCTTCACGGGGCACCTGTATAGCTTAGTCAGTtcagtgactgactcttgattttggctcatgtcatgatctcagggtcatgagatagagccccacattggtctctgcgctgatactgtggagcctgcttgggattctctctctgcccctctctctgcctctcccctgttcatttgcacatgtgcacgtgtgctcttcctctctctctggaacaaaacttaataataaataaacttaaaaaaaatgaactgcttCACAACAGCATCCTCCTTCATCTCAAGACTGTAGATGAGCACCTCTATCCCCATCCCTAGTGCAGAGAGTACCTGCTATTAGTAATATGGTTCCAGCAACAAAGCAGATGCGGACTTTGATGTATGGCTCATCAGGGAGGAATTTCACACAGTGGAGACCAAGAAGCAGGGTGATAAATCCAAATCCAGCTAAAATATCTGCAGTAATCATCAACGCTCGAGTTACCACCAGCTTCACTGGAAGATCAGGGCATGTGGTTAAATCATggtcagagaaaggaaacacGTTAATGTTGAGGTGTGCCAAAAAACAGATAATTACATACATTAACAAATGCCCAttgaattagaatttaaatttgcatgaacttggattttttttcataaaatgcaaaaatatcatGAGATTATCggtattattatttgtttaagcACTGATTATTACTTAGACTTCTCGGCCCCCTAGCAAAATGCTTGGCCTATCGTGTACACTAAATAcctttttccttgtttgtttcttgttctgGAATGAGACTTGTTCACAAGTATTATAGCTGAATACTCAATTGAAAGTAGAGTATTCTGCAGAGTTGCCCaatgaatatttaagaaataaacaatcaCTACAGTTGTTTGAAGTTCCAttgaaaaatatacttaaaataactGGTTAAAATTTGGTACAGGGGTGCAGGATAAAATGATTCAAGATGTCTCTTGCCTGTTCAGGCTAATGGGAGCCATCTCTTCTAAAGCCGTCTCTTTAGAAGGAGGAGGAGCTACAGAGCTTCTGTTATTTAGTCGAAGACTACTTCTAAAGGCCAGATCATATTCTTTTTCATCGCTTCCAGGGGTGACCCTTCTTGGCCAACATTCCATCTTAACCCTTTAATCTTGCACTGTCAACTGAGCAAATTTCAACTATGGCCAATGAGAATATGTGGTAGAAGGTCCAGGGAAGACGGTATTAGGTAAGTAGAAGTGGAATAGTAGCAATCATCTTCTGCAGTGGAAGCATCCTCAAATGTGAAAACCTCTTGAACTGTGAGTCTCGGTTATGCTaacttaaaaatgggaaattttgtCAGAAATGGAGGGTTAATTACCTGATGTCAAAACTACTACTATTTTAGCTCGCTAATGGAAAGGAGGAatacaatttattctttttgagggtattgtaattatgttttattttcatagtgATGGGGGCTtccttgtattttaaataatt encodes the following:
- the CLDN16 gene encoding LOW QUALITY PROTEIN: claudin-16 (The sequence of the model RefSeq protein was modified relative to this genomic sequence to represent the inferred CDS: deleted 3 bases in 2 codons), with protein sequence MTSRTPLWVTACSSYSYHNLRRLRWGVRKSKRPVFSHPQVPEAQKTDNSSHLSGPRARSCPCVPPDRLLAKMRDLLQYAACFFAFFSTGFLVVATWTDCWMVNADDSLEVSTKCRGLWWECVTNVFDGIRTCDEYDSILAEHPLKLVVTRALMITADILAGFGFITLLLGLHCVKFLPDEPYIKVRICFVAGTILLIAGAPGIIGSVWYAVDVYVERSSLVLHNIFLGIQYKFGWSCWLGMAGSLGCFLAGAVLTCCLYLFKDVGPERNYPYSMRKAYSNAAISMAKSYVAPRTETAKMYAVDTRV